A window from Littorina saxatilis isolate snail1 linkage group LG9, US_GU_Lsax_2.0, whole genome shotgun sequence encodes these proteins:
- the LOC138976353 gene encoding uncharacterized protein, translating to MRKKHTMDAFEGTFDTHASFLLHEFEGQSFPSILPRTCEETNIITSLLQEWEPDKRVVLQYEIIACVRVLDVLGIEVVTRETLRACLIVCTRESWRRAFLSGRLQKAKEFLLHIASIESLSKGFMYSRGNGVCNETALSPLVPQIQNKNMIVCFLKIAKSTLNREQICLISRLLNVEADSRFKQCMDRALRDGEWGVVDHMLRLYDMDTTTLHQVLVKAMERREWKEVEACLERGADIATACTETGFDLNAESGERNSTVLQDAMFSHKDTMKEIVQALLQAGADPYVLGSHGETLICSAVISRKWDCALLLLMHTRAAGSTVSHKFLNREPVLHFVCEKGQSDLVRVLFTTQTNPLATDGKGNTLIMAALGGADSKNVRRDYYRKPEPITPGSEKENVIRVLIQSGVATHQALLSQSQLRSLKQEAQNVTVDSFQSPMWQAVKRRKLRIARMLYAAGACCHEELHELVNSEFIGHKLEETNQRDILKFSGDFFSHFRSRFDYQPDDASACCHTEIHELANSEYVRQKVKHLRNSSPFLAFLNDIFCHVRSQGMHYTVGQCCTQEHIPFWDGKLNYVRTKTEERKKWCDIMDFLDPISSHPRSLRDICALTISHLIGCGPQRDKRAACLGLPDSLRRRVLQDHVISSDFLKDYPSDPEDTHPFDGLMICGGCGPFEDDFQSEFREPFCSCGIEEGE from the coding sequence atgagaaaaaaacacactatGGATGCATTTGAAGGTACGTTTGACACGCATGCTAGTTTCCTACTTCATGAGTTCGAGGGACAAAGTTTTCCAAGTATACTGCCACGGACGTGCGAAGAAACTAATATCATCACTTCACTGCTACAGGAATGGGAACCAGATAAAAGAGTAGTGCTTCAGTATGAAATCATTGCTTGTGTCAGAGTCCTAGACGTGTTGGGCATAGAGGTTGTAACACGGGAAACGCTACGCGCCTGTCTTATAGTCTGTACTCGTGAATCATGGAGGAGAGCTTTTCTTTCAGGGCGACTTCAGAAAGCCAAAGAATTTCTTCTCCATATTGCTTCAATTGAATCTCTTTCTAAAGGGTTTATGTATTCGCGCGGTAATGGAGTGTGTAATGAAACGGCTTTATCTCCGCTAGTTCcccaaatacaaaacaaaaacatgattgtgTGCTTTCTTAAGATCGCGAAATCCACACTGAATAGAGAACAAATTTGTTTAATCTCGAGGTTACTGAATGTGGAGGCTGATTCCCGTTTCAAACAGTGTATGGACAGAGCCTTGCGGGATGGTGAATGGGGTGTGGTGGACCACATGTTACGACTGTACGACATGGACACAACAACGCTGCACCAAGTCCTTGTCAAAGCAATGGAACGGAGAGAGTGGAAAGAAGTAGAAGCGTGTCTCGAGCGTGGAGCGGACATAGCCACAGCCTGCACTGAGACTGGGTTTGACCTGAACGCCGAGTCAGGAGAAAGAAACAGTACAGTTCTACAAGACGCCATGTTCAGCCATAAAGACACCATGAAGGAGATCGTGCAGGCATTGCTACAGGCTGGCGCTGACCCTTACGTACTAGGCTCACATGGTGAGACTTTGATTTGCTCGGCTGTTATCTCTCGGAAGTGGGACTGTGCTTTGCTTCTGTTGATGCACACTAGGGCTGCTGGAAGCACTGTTTCACACAAATTCCTTAACAGAGAACCGGTCTTGCATTTTGTCTGTGAAAAGGGTCAATCAGACCTTGTGCGGGTACTCTTCACGACACAGACAAACCCACTGGCCACAGACGGTAAGGGTAACACCTTGATCATGGCTGCCTTGGGTGGAGCAGATAGCAAGAATGTACGCCGTGATTACTACAGGAAGCCTGAACCCATCACGCCTGGAAGCGAGAAGGAGAATGTAATCCGTGTTCTGATCCAGTCAGGGGTGGCAACGCACCAGGCTCTGTTGTCGCAGTCACAGCTGAGGTCCCTTAAACAGGAAGCCCAAAACGTCACAGTGGACAGTTTCCAATCACCCATGTGGCAAGCAGTAAAGAGACGCAAACTACGAATCGCTAGGATGCTGTATGCTGCAGGTGCATGTTGTCATGAAGAACTCCATGAACTGGTGAATTCTGAATTCATTGGACACAAATTGGAAGAAACAAACCAGCGTGACATCTTGAAGTTTTCGGGAGACTTCTTCAGCCATTTTCGTTCGCGTTTTGATTACCAGCCGGATGATGCTAGTGCGTGTTGTCATACAGAAATTCATGAACTGGCAAATTCGGAGTATGTCAGACAAAAAGTAAAACACTTGAGGAATAGCAGTCCCTTCCTGGCCTTCCTTAACGACATCTTCTGTCATGTTCGTTCCCAAGGGATGCATTATACTGTTGGTCAATGTTGTACTCAAGAACACATTCCCTTTTGGGATGGAAAACTAAACTATGTCAgaacaaaaacagaagaaagGAAAAAATGGTGTGACATCATGGACTTTCTGGACCCCATTTCCAGTCACCCTCGATCCCTTCGGGACATCTGTGCCCTGACAATCTCGCATCTGATTGGCTGCGGGCCGCAGCGTGACAAAAGAGCTGCATGTCTCGGTCTTCCTGACTCTCTACGTCGTCGCGTCTTACAGGATCACGTGATCAGTTCTGATTTTCTCAAGGACTACCCTTCTGACCCCGAGGACACCCATCCGTTCGATGGACTCATGATATGTGGTGGATGTGGTCCTTTTGAAGACGATTTTCAATCCGAGTTTCGTGAACCGTTCTGCTCCTGTGGGATTGAAGAAGGTGAATAA